A single region of the Azospirillum fermentarium genome encodes:
- the treZ gene encoding malto-oligosyltrehalose trehalohydrolase has translation MTENRFTHSMPFGAQPQAGGSVRFRLWAPGVAEMTLEIDGSTRLPMVREEDGWFTLATHEAAAGSAYRFILPDGLAVPDPVSRWQPDGVHGPSRVVDPASYAWTASAWRGRPWHETVLYELHVGTFTPEGTYRAAIERLDHLAAAGITAVELMPLAECPGGRNWGYDGVQLFAPRSAYGTPDDLKALIDAAHGRGLMVFLDVVYNHFGPDGNYLHAYAPGFFTERHKTPWGAAINFDGAHARPVRDFMIHNALYWLEEYRIDGLRLDAVHAIIDDSSPHILEELARRVRDRVGRDRHVHLVLENEHNAARLLSRDGGEPRFHTAQWNDDYHHAAHVLATGESGGYYSDFAADPIAGLCRALAEGFIYQGGPSALRGGERRGEVSRHLPPPAFVNFLQNHDQIGNRAFGERLTVLAPPDRVEALLTITLLAPSIPLLFMGEEWGETNPFAFFTDFDGDLAGAVREGRRREFAAFPEFADPERRARIPDPNAAETAVRSRIDWGKVTQEPFASRLALVRRLLRLRAERIVPLLPGAGGGEVLWREGAGFSIAWTLAGGARLTLAAHLGDGAVTPPALPPGEVLVGGKAIGRLSGWTARWFLQS, from the coding sequence ATGACCGAGAACCGTTTCACCCATTCCATGCCCTTCGGCGCCCAGCCGCAGGCCGGCGGTTCCGTCCGGTTCCGCCTGTGGGCGCCGGGCGTGGCGGAGATGACGCTGGAGATCGACGGCAGCACCCGCCTGCCCATGGTGCGGGAAGAGGACGGGTGGTTCACCCTGGCCACCCATGAGGCCGCGGCGGGCAGCGCCTACCGTTTCATCCTGCCCGACGGGCTGGCGGTCCCCGACCCGGTGTCGCGCTGGCAGCCCGACGGGGTGCACGGGCCGAGCCGGGTGGTGGACCCGGCCTCCTACGCCTGGACGGCGAGCGCATGGCGCGGGCGGCCCTGGCACGAGACGGTGCTGTACGAACTCCACGTCGGGACATTCACACCCGAAGGCACCTACCGCGCCGCCATCGAACGGCTGGACCATCTGGCGGCGGCCGGCATCACGGCGGTGGAGCTGATGCCGCTGGCCGAATGCCCCGGCGGGCGGAACTGGGGGTACGACGGGGTGCAGCTTTTCGCCCCCCGGTCGGCCTATGGCACGCCCGACGACCTGAAGGCGCTGATCGACGCGGCGCATGGGCGGGGGCTGATGGTGTTCCTGGATGTGGTCTACAACCACTTCGGGCCGGACGGGAACTACCTGCACGCCTACGCCCCCGGCTTCTTCACCGAACGGCACAAGACGCCGTGGGGTGCCGCCATCAATTTCGACGGCGCCCACGCCCGCCCGGTGCGCGACTTCATGATCCACAACGCGCTCTATTGGCTGGAGGAATACCGCATCGACGGGCTGCGGCTGGACGCGGTGCACGCCATCATCGACGATTCTTCCCCCCACATCCTGGAGGAGCTGGCCCGGCGGGTGCGTGATCGCGTGGGCCGGGACCGTCACGTCCATCTGGTGCTGGAGAACGAGCACAACGCCGCCCGCCTCCTGTCCCGCGACGGGGGGGAGCCGCGGTTCCACACCGCCCAATGGAACGACGATTACCACCACGCCGCCCATGTGCTGGCCACCGGGGAGAGCGGGGGATATTACAGCGACTTTGCCGCCGACCCCATCGCCGGCCTGTGCCGGGCGCTGGCCGAGGGCTTCATCTACCAGGGCGGCCCGTCCGCTTTGCGCGGCGGCGAACGGCGGGGGGAGGTGTCGCGGCACCTGCCGCCGCCGGCCTTCGTCAATTTCCTGCAGAACCACGACCAGATCGGCAACCGCGCCTTCGGCGAGCGGCTGACCGTGCTGGCCCCGCCGGACCGGGTGGAGGCGCTGCTGACCATCACCCTGCTGGCCCCGTCCATCCCCCTGCTGTTCATGGGCGAGGAATGGGGGGAGACCAACCCCTTTGCCTTCTTCACCGATTTCGACGGCGATCTGGCCGGCGCGGTGCGGGAGGGGCGGCGGCGGGAGTTTGCGGCCTTCCCCGAATTCGCCGACCCGGAACGCCGCGCGCGCATCCCCGACCCCAACGCCGCCGAGACCGCCGTCCGCTCCCGCATCGACTGGGGCAAGGTGACGCAGGAGCCGTTCGCGTCCCGGCTGGCGCTGGTGCGCCGGCTGCTGCGCCTGCGGGCCGAACGCATCGTGCCCCTGCTGCCGGGGGCCGGCGGGGGGGAGGTGCTGTGGCGGGAGGGGGCCGGCTTTTCCATCGCCTGGACCCTGGCCGGCGGGGCCCGGCTGACGCTGGCGGCCCACCTGGGCGACGGGGCGGTGACGCCGCCGGCTCTCCCGCCGGGGGAGGTGCTGGTGGGGGGGAAAGCCATAGGCCGGCTTTCCGGCTGGACAGCCCGATGGTTCCTGCAGTCCTAA